Proteins from a single region of Sporosarcina sp. P33:
- a CDS encoding DegV family protein encodes MKIFADSACDLPLEFFKENDVELFPLSVLLDGKEYEDIVEIHSNEVFDAIRQGQQPKTSQASPDKMMQTWKSLAASGEDGLYIAFSSELSGTYQTAVMTSDQVREENPSMNLAIINSHCASLGYGLLVKEAVRLRDEGLGVQEIEDKVRTMASHMEHLFTVEDLDYLAKGGRVSKASAFFGGLLNIKPLLHVEEGKLVPIEKHRGRKKVLRRMIEMMEERGSNLQEQTIAISHGDDLKTAKEFEEMIQEVVKPKAIEIHQIGSVIGSHAGPGTIALFFLNQTENE; translated from the coding sequence ATGAAAATTTTTGCAGACAGTGCCTGTGATTTACCGCTGGAATTTTTTAAAGAAAATGATGTGGAATTATTTCCGCTCAGTGTCCTTCTTGATGGCAAGGAATATGAAGACATCGTTGAAATTCATTCTAACGAAGTGTTTGATGCCATTCGCCAAGGACAGCAGCCAAAAACATCGCAGGCTTCACCTGATAAAATGATGCAAACTTGGAAAAGCCTCGCAGCATCCGGTGAAGACGGTCTTTATATTGCTTTCTCCTCCGAGCTGTCCGGAACGTATCAAACAGCTGTCATGACGAGTGATCAAGTAAGGGAGGAAAACCCTTCCATGAACTTGGCAATCATCAATTCACACTGCGCGTCCCTCGGTTACGGCCTGCTCGTTAAAGAAGCAGTGCGTCTGCGGGATGAAGGTCTCGGTGTGCAGGAAATCGAAGATAAAGTCCGCACAATGGCCTCACATATGGAACATTTATTCACAGTGGAAGATCTGGACTACCTCGCGAAAGGCGGACGTGTATCCAAAGCGAGTGCGTTCTTCGGCGGCCTGCTCAACATCAAGCCGCTGCTCCACGTAGAAGAGGGAAAACTTGTGCCGATAGAGAAGCATCGCGGACGCAAGAAAGTGCTTCGCCGCATGATTGAAATGATGGAAGAGCGCGGCAGCAACCTGCAGGAGCAAACGATTGCCATCAGCCACGGCGACGATTTAAAAACCGCCAAAGAATTTGAGGAAATGATCCAAGAAGTCGTCAAGCCAAAAGCCATTGAAATCCATCAAATCGGCTCCGTTATCGGCTCACATGCAGGCCCCGGAACGATAGCATTATTCTTCCTGAATCAAACAGAAAATGAATAA
- a CDS encoding Cof-type HAD-IIB family hydrolase — MKPHLIVLDLDGTLLTDEKVISPKTMESLRIAASQGHHVMIATGRPYRASEIYYRQLGLTTPIVNFNGAFVHHPTDSSWKTIHEPIALPVVNEVVEAMQDFPVKNIVAEVMDDVYAQYHDERFLDILNFGNPLITAGDIRDSLKTDPTSLLIQADQPTVEPIRRHLEDLHAEVIDHRRWGAPFHIVEIVRHGLNKAVGIDAVSKWMNVPKERIIAFGDEDNDLEMIDYAGTGVAMGNAIDRLKSIADEITDTNNEDGISRILEERLALQKNIVV; from the coding sequence ATGAAACCGCATTTAATCGTGTTGGATTTGGACGGAACTTTACTGACAGACGAGAAAGTCATTTCACCTAAAACTATGGAATCATTGCGCATAGCCGCTTCGCAAGGCCATCACGTGATGATTGCAACCGGGCGTCCGTACCGTGCCAGCGAGATCTATTACCGGCAGCTTGGATTGACGACACCTATTGTCAATTTTAACGGTGCATTCGTTCATCATCCGACTGACAGCTCGTGGAAGACGATTCATGAACCAATCGCTTTGCCGGTTGTCAATGAAGTCGTGGAAGCGATGCAGGACTTCCCCGTAAAAAATATTGTGGCGGAAGTGATGGATGACGTTTATGCCCAATATCATGATGAACGCTTTTTAGATATTTTAAACTTTGGCAATCCGCTCATTACAGCAGGAGATATCCGGGATTCGTTAAAAACAGATCCGACCAGCCTGCTGATTCAAGCGGATCAGCCGACAGTCGAACCGATTCGCCGGCACCTTGAAGATCTGCATGCGGAAGTTATCGATCACCGCCGCTGGGGAGCGCCGTTCCATATCGTGGAAATCGTTCGTCACGGCCTGAATAAAGCCGTTGGAATCGATGCCGTCTCGAAATGGATGAACGTGCCGAAAGAACGGATCATCGCGTTCGGCGACGAAGACAATGATTTGGAAATGATTGATTACGCAGGTACAGGGGTAGCTATGGGGAATGCGATCGACCGATTAAAATCGATTGCGGATGAAATTACCGATACGAATAATGAAGATGGAATTTCACGGATACTTGAAGAACGTTTGGCACTACAGAAAAACATCGTCGTATAA
- a CDS encoding prolyl oligopeptidase family serine peptidase, producing the protein MIIRSEQWREIPVLHIVEQSKEAERIPVVLFFHGFTSAKEHNLHYAYNLAKQGIRVILPEAKLHGDRSESLDEFQLALNFWEIVLNSIKEADMLYEELHRKGLADDSTPIGMAGTSMGGITTFGCLASYDWIDAASVMMGSPAFTRLAKGQIAYAERGGRKIPVSAEEREKLFTALDQVDLSKNARRLHQRPLFMWHGEQDTMVPFEITKDFYEEIQQDYEDHPERLKWMPDENAGHTVSRKGMLASVDWLAQHLLARQYVGKIESSHIREEHSDERRRN; encoded by the coding sequence ATGATTATTCGTTCAGAACAATGGCGGGAAATACCTGTCCTTCATATCGTGGAACAGTCAAAAGAGGCCGAGCGTATTCCGGTCGTACTATTTTTTCACGGATTTACCAGTGCGAAAGAACATAATTTACATTATGCATATAACTTGGCGAAACAAGGAATCCGTGTTATTTTGCCGGAAGCAAAGCTGCATGGAGACCGTTCAGAATCATTGGATGAGTTTCAGCTGGCATTAAACTTTTGGGAAATCGTTTTGAATTCAATTAAAGAAGCGGACATGCTATATGAAGAGCTGCATCGAAAAGGGCTGGCAGACGACAGCACGCCAATCGGGATGGCAGGCACGTCGATGGGCGGCATCACTACTTTCGGCTGTCTGGCAAGCTATGACTGGATTGATGCAGCTTCTGTCATGATGGGCTCACCGGCATTCACACGTCTGGCAAAAGGACAGATCGCTTATGCGGAGCGCGGCGGCCGGAAAATTCCTGTATCTGCCGAAGAACGTGAGAAGCTGTTTACTGCACTTGATCAAGTGGATTTATCAAAAAATGCAAGAAGACTTCATCAGCGTCCGCTGTTCATGTGGCACGGAGAGCAAGATACTATGGTGCCATTTGAAATCACAAAAGACTTCTATGAAGAAATTCAGCAAGATTACGAAGACCATCCGGAACGCCTGAAATGGATGCCTGACGAAAATGCGGGACATACAGTTTCACGTAAGGGAATGCTTGCTTCAGTCGATTGGCTTGCACAGCATTTGCTTGCGCGGCAGTATGTTGGTAAGATAGAATCATCACACATCAGAGAGGAGCATTCCGATGAGCGAAGAAGAAATTAA
- a CDS encoding metal-sulfur cluster assembly factor: MSEEEIKQYLFGALENVIDPELGIDIVNLGLVYNAELLEGGVAKVTMTLTSMGCPMGPQIVANIKQELMELPEVKEAEVDIVWNPPWSRDNMSRYAKMALGVR, translated from the coding sequence ATGAGCGAAGAAGAAATTAAGCAATATTTGTTCGGTGCACTAGAAAACGTCATCGACCCTGAACTGGGTATTGATATCGTCAACCTTGGATTGGTTTACAATGCAGAGCTGCTTGAAGGCGGCGTTGCGAAAGTCACGATGACACTGACATCCATGGGCTGCCCGATGGGTCCGCAGATCGTAGCAAACATCAAGCAAGAACTGATGGAACTTCCTGAAGTGAAAGAAGCAGAAGTTGACATCGTCTGGAACCCCCCATGGTCCCGCGACAACATGTCACGCTACGCAAAAATGGCACTCGGCGTAAGATAA
- the rraA gene encoding ribonuclease E activity regulator RraA — protein sequence MSVKTADLCDDFIDELQVCTVEFKSYGKHKRFSGPISTVKVYEDNVLVKEALQTIPEGNVLVVDGGGSKRCALMGDMLGEIAQDRKLAGVIIYGCARDTADIGTQEIGVMAIGSMPVKSIKRGEGQRDEVLHFGNVEWTPGHYVYADEDGVVVAPRKLV from the coding sequence ATGTCAGTAAAAACAGCAGACCTTTGCGATGATTTCATCGACGAACTGCAAGTATGCACGGTAGAATTCAAATCCTATGGAAAGCACAAGCGCTTTTCGGGGCCGATCTCGACGGTTAAAGTCTACGAAGACAACGTCCTGGTCAAGGAAGCACTGCAAACCATTCCAGAGGGCAATGTGCTGGTTGTCGACGGGGGAGGCTCGAAACGCTGCGCACTAATGGGGGATATGCTCGGCGAAATCGCACAAGACCGTAAACTCGCAGGTGTCATCATTTACGGATGCGCGCGCGATACAGCGGACATTGGCACGCAGGAAATTGGGGTTATGGCAATCGGCAGCATGCCGGTGAAAAGTATTAAACGCGGTGAAGGTCAGCGGGACGAAGTGCTTCACTTCGGCAACGTGGAATGGACGCCAGGCCATTACGTTTACGCAGATGAAGACGGTGTAGTAGTGGCACCCCGCAAACTGGTATAA
- a CDS encoding ATP-dependent Clp protease ATP-binding subunit, whose product MDGMQEDQRTPLEQFGRNLVDEVKNGKMDPVIGRDEEIRNVIRILSRKTKNNPVLIGEPGVGKTAIVEGLAQRIVKGDVPEGLKDRQIFELDMSALIAGAKYRGEFEERLKGVLKQVKDSEGEIILFIDEIHTIVGAGKTEGAMDAGNMLKPMLARGELYCIGATTLDEYRMYIEKDPALERRFQQVMVREPSVEDTVSILRGLKERFELHHGVRIHDRALVAAATLSDRYLTERFMPDKAIDLIDEASAMIRTEIDSMPSELDAVTRRIMQLEIEEQALRKEKDSMSQSRLKTLREELQELKDSSKEMREQWDEEKAALKKVQSKREELDRYRRELEEAQSRFDLNKAAELQYGKIPELEKELKALESPLEGSQDLRLLREEVTEEEIASIVARWTGIPVTKLVEGEREKLLRLHETLKERVIGQDNAVQLVTEAVWRARAGIQDPHKPIGSFLFLGPTGVGKTELAKTLAATLFDSEDHFVRIDMSEYMEKHSVSRLVGAPPGYIGYEEGGQLTEAVRRNPYAVVLLDEIEKAHPDVANILLQILDDGRITDSQGRLVNFTNTVVIMTSNIGSAYLLENDLDAEDHAKEDLIMAELRRHFKPELLNRMDDIIIFHSLTEESFKGITRKMLGDVVSRLAEQDIPLLYDDEVLDWIVREGADADFGARPLKRFIQRYVETKVAKEVIRGGLEEGQPIKLSMEDGQLAVHVTQKA is encoded by the coding sequence ATGGATGGAATGCAAGAAGATCAGCGCACACCACTGGAGCAATTTGGCCGTAATCTCGTGGATGAAGTGAAAAATGGAAAAATGGATCCGGTAATTGGCCGGGATGAAGAAATCCGAAATGTCATTCGAATATTATCAAGAAAGACGAAAAACAACCCGGTTCTCATTGGGGAACCGGGTGTAGGGAAGACCGCAATCGTTGAAGGGCTCGCCCAGCGCATCGTTAAAGGTGACGTGCCGGAAGGATTGAAAGACCGTCAGATATTTGAACTCGATATGAGTGCATTGATTGCGGGCGCGAAGTATCGGGGGGAATTTGAAGAACGTCTGAAAGGCGTGCTGAAACAAGTAAAAGACAGTGAAGGGGAAATCATTTTATTCATCGATGAAATCCACACGATTGTCGGAGCAGGAAAGACGGAAGGCGCGATGGATGCGGGGAATATGCTGAAGCCGATGCTTGCGCGGGGAGAACTGTACTGTATTGGTGCTACGACACTCGACGAGTACCGCATGTATATCGAGAAAGATCCTGCGCTTGAGCGACGCTTCCAGCAAGTGATGGTACGGGAACCGTCTGTAGAAGACACAGTTTCAATTTTGCGCGGACTGAAAGAGCGTTTTGAGCTGCATCACGGAGTGCGTATTCATGACCGGGCTTTAGTTGCCGCTGCCACATTATCGGACCGTTATTTGACAGAGCGTTTCATGCCGGATAAAGCTATTGATTTAATTGATGAAGCAAGTGCGATGATCCGGACGGAAATTGACTCTATGCCGTCAGAGTTGGATGCGGTAACCCGCAGAATAATGCAGCTTGAAATTGAAGAACAGGCACTTCGCAAAGAAAAAGATTCCATGAGCCAGTCGCGCCTGAAGACATTGCGTGAAGAGCTGCAGGAATTGAAAGATTCATCCAAAGAGATGCGTGAACAATGGGATGAAGAAAAAGCGGCATTGAAAAAGGTTCAGAGCAAACGGGAGGAACTCGATCGTTATCGCCGGGAGCTGGAAGAGGCACAAAGCCGTTTTGATTTGAACAAAGCCGCGGAATTGCAGTACGGAAAAATTCCTGAACTTGAAAAGGAATTGAAGGCACTGGAAAGTCCGCTGGAGGGCAGCCAGGATCTCCGCCTGTTGCGTGAAGAAGTGACAGAAGAAGAGATTGCTTCCATTGTGGCGCGCTGGACAGGCATTCCTGTGACAAAACTGGTCGAAGGTGAACGGGAAAAGCTATTGCGTTTGCATGAAACGCTGAAAGAACGCGTCATCGGTCAGGATAATGCGGTGCAGCTTGTAACGGAAGCTGTATGGCGTGCGCGTGCGGGTATCCAGGATCCGCATAAACCGATTGGGTCATTCCTGTTTTTAGGGCCGACTGGAGTCGGGAAAACCGAACTTGCCAAAACATTGGCAGCCACATTATTTGATTCGGAAGACCACTTTGTGCGAATCGATATGTCAGAGTATATGGAAAAACACAGTGTGTCCCGCTTAGTCGGAGCACCTCCGGGGTATATCGGTTATGAAGAAGGCGGGCAGTTAACAGAGGCGGTTCGCCGGAATCCATATGCGGTCGTACTGCTCGATGAAATTGAAAAAGCGCATCCCGATGTGGCAAATATTTTGCTGCAAATCTTGGATGACGGACGCATCACAGACAGTCAGGGCCGTTTGGTGAACTTTACTAATACCGTTGTGATTATGACTTCAAATATCGGATCAGCCTATTTACTTGAAAATGATCTGGATGCTGAAGATCATGCGAAAGAAGATTTAATCATGGCTGAGCTTCGCCGTCATTTTAAACCGGAACTGCTGAACCGTATGGACGATATCATTATCTTCCATTCACTGACTGAAGAATCGTTTAAAGGAATTACACGCAAAATGCTTGGCGATGTGGTCAGCCGTCTGGCAGAGCAAGATATCCCGCTTCTTTATGACGATGAAGTACTGGACTGGATTGTTCGTGAAGGTGCGGATGCCGACTTCGGTGCCCGTCCGCTGAAACGGTTTATTCAGCGCTATGTGGAAACAAAAGTAGCAAAAGAAGTAATTCGGGGAGGTCTGGAAGAAGGCCAGCCGATCAAATTGTCGATGGAAGATGGACAATTAGCCGTGCATGTTACACAGAAGGCATAA
- a CDS encoding YjzD family protein, whose product MHYIMTFVWSFLLVAMLNYVAGSIGGFEFDFMAGVTVSIVLAVVVLIITAVIPDESPADV is encoded by the coding sequence ATGCACTATATTATGACATTTGTTTGGTCGTTCCTATTGGTAGCTATGTTAAACTACGTTGCCGGTTCTATTGGAGGCTTTGAATTTGACTTCATGGCGGGCGTAACCGTCTCTATCGTTTTAGCTGTTGTTGTACTGATTATCACAGCTGTTATTCCAGATGAGTCGCCTGCAGACGTTTGA
- a CDS encoding beta-ketoacyl-ACP synthase III: MRAGLLGVGKYVPPTVITNEDLEKRIDTSDEWIRTRTGIEERRIADDETNTSDMAYEAAKAALESADIRADQIGLILVATVTPDHIFPSVATMIQDRLGAKNAAAMDISAACAGFMYGVVTAKQFVESGAYDYVLVVGVEKLSKIVDWEDRNTAVLFGDGAGATVVGKVSEGRGILSFELGADGSGGKHLCHNDHLEMNGREVFKFAVRQMGESAVSVAEKAGLTKDDVDYLIPHQANIRIMEASRERLGLPIEKMSKTVHKYGNTSAASIPISLTDDLAEGRVKDDDIIVLVGFGGGLTWGALCIKWGK; encoded by the coding sequence ATGAGAGCTGGGCTTTTAGGAGTGGGGAAATATGTTCCGCCGACTGTTATAACAAATGAAGATTTAGAAAAACGTATAGATACTTCCGATGAATGGATTCGCACGCGCACCGGCATTGAGGAGCGCAGAATTGCGGACGATGAAACAAACACTTCAGACATGGCGTATGAAGCGGCAAAAGCTGCACTGGAGTCAGCGGATATCCGTGCTGATCAAATTGGTCTGATTCTGGTGGCCACAGTAACACCTGATCATATATTCCCTTCAGTTGCCACAATGATTCAGGATCGCCTCGGCGCTAAAAATGCTGCAGCGATGGATATTTCCGCAGCCTGTGCAGGATTTATGTATGGTGTAGTGACGGCAAAGCAATTTGTTGAATCTGGTGCTTATGATTATGTTCTGGTAGTAGGTGTAGAAAAATTATCGAAGATTGTGGACTGGGAAGACCGTAATACCGCTGTTTTATTCGGAGACGGTGCCGGTGCGACAGTCGTAGGTAAAGTAAGTGAAGGAAGAGGTATTCTTTCATTTGAATTGGGAGCGGACGGTTCCGGAGGGAAGCATCTGTGCCACAATGATCACTTAGAAATGAACGGCCGTGAAGTATTTAAGTTTGCGGTTCGCCAAATGGGAGAATCTGCAGTGAGCGTTGCAGAAAAAGCGGGACTGACGAAAGATGATGTAGATTATCTGATACCGCACCAAGCGAATATCCGTATTATGGAAGCATCCCGTGAACGTCTCGGACTGCCAATCGAGAAAATGTCAAAAACAGTCCACAAATACGGAAATACATCTGCTGCATCAATTCCGATTTCATTAACAGATGATTTAGCGGAAGGCCGCGTCAAGGATGATGATATTATCGTGCTGGTAGGATTCGGGGGCGGCTTGACATGGGGCGCCTTATGTATAAAATGGGGTAAGTAA